A stretch of the Perca flavescens isolate YP-PL-M2 chromosome 10, PFLA_1.0, whole genome shotgun sequence genome encodes the following:
- the npm1b gene encoding nucleophosmin 1b produces MEDDISDLSRPQMYLFGCTLKSDKQEFKVDVDDDDTEQQLSLKAVCLGAEAEDTFHMVEVEGLTYDGKTTKVPLAVLKPSVLPSMSLGGFEITPPVTFRLQSGSGPVHISGQHFVSVKDSEDEEEENNTSPVKRPASLLSGKKPPLKKLKMDSDDDEDDSDEDDEDDDDDDDDESEENGVKPQKNVGKDLKKSPEVSAKKPNKTPVKQNCPPGKPSGSAVKPQMKTPVLGKDKTQAGPSKSPPLTEIKKKLSTAAKEGKPLPKTEQKFENFVKSSFKISDKNVVKDLWSFVQTLKIEKK; encoded by the exons ATGGAGGACGATATCTCAGATTTGAGCAGACCACAAATGTACTTGTTTG GTTGTACCCTCAAATCGGACAAACAGGAGTTCAAAGTTGACGTAGACGACGATGATACGGAACAACAGCTGTCACTCAAAGCA GTGTGTCTGGGAGCTGAGGCTGAGGATACGTTCCACATGGTGGAAGTCGAAGGCCTCACTTATGATGGAAAGACGACCAAAGTGCCACTGGCTGTCCTGAAACCGTCCGTCCTGCCTTCT ATGAGTTTAGGTGGATTTGAGATAACACCTCCAGTTACCTTCCGTCTCCAGTCAGGCTCTGGACCAGTTCACATCAGCGGGCAGCATTTTGTTA GTGTGAAGGATtcagaggatgaagaagaggagaacAACACATCGCCAGTGAAGCGGCCTGCGAGCCTGTTGTCGGGGAAAAAGCCTCCATTG AAAAAACTGAAGATGGATTCTGACGACGATGAAGACGACAGCgatgaggatgatgaaga tgatgatgatgatgacgatgacgaAAGTGAAGAAAATGGTGTGAAGCCCCAGAAGAATGTTGGAAAAGATCTCAAAAAA AGCCCAGAGGTTTCAGCAAAGAAGCCCAACAAGACTCCGGTTAAACAAAACTGCCCCCCAGGAAAACCATCAGGATCAGCGGTCAAACCACAGATGAAG ACACCTGTCCTAGGAAAAGACAAAACCCAGGCTGGCCCGTCTAAATCTCCCCCTCTGACAGAGATTAAGAAGAAGTTGTCAACGGCAGCCAAGGAG GGAAAACCACTACCCAAGACAGAGCAGAAGTTTGAGAATTTCGTGAAGAGTTCTTTTAAAATCTCAGACAAAAAT GTGGTCAAGGATCTTTGGAGCTTTGTACAAACACTGAAGATTGAGAAGAAGTAA